AAACATGAGTTTGGCGGCGTCTTGCAGATCCGTGTCTGGTGTGACCGTTGCAATTTCTTCCCGCATGACCTCAACCACAGGAATACCCTTGAGAATATCGGCTTCCTGTTCCTCATCCAGATCGGCCAGTGTGGAAATATTCATGGCAAGAAGATCGCGTTGAGTGATTAATCCGATAAATTCATGACGATGATTGATCACAGGCATGTGTCGGATTTTTTTATTTTCCATGAGAAATTTGGAAATATTGAGATTGTCGTTTTCTTTTAATGTGAACAGCTCTGTTGTCATTAAATCTTTGACTTTCAACATCACATTATTTTTGATCATCTCATGGATAGCTAGCATGTGGCCCCTTTATCAGTTTGGAGGTTTGCAATAAAAAAACAAACGTGCTTCAATGAATTTGAACAATCGTTGGTCGTTGTCAGGTGCATCAAAGATGATAAACAAACATGTTTACGGAAATCAGGTTTCATGACTACCCTACATTAGGATGTCTAGCAAAATCGTCTGAGTATGTATAGGAAAAAGACAATTTAAAAACAGGAGGAACCAATGGCTCGTCATATTGAAAAATCAGAGCAGGAATGGAAACAGATTTTGACACCTGAACAGTTTCAGATCTGTCGCAAAAAAGGAACAGAGCGAGCCTTTACCGGCCAATACCATGCTCACAAACATGCCGGGATCTACCAATGTGTGTGTTGTGGAACGTCTCTGTTTGACTCAAACGCAAAATTTGATTCCGGGACCGGGTGGCCCAGTTTCTGGAAGCCGTATAATTCAACAAATGTCGAAACCG
This is a stretch of genomic DNA from SAR324 cluster bacterium. It encodes these proteins:
- a CDS encoding CBS domain-containing protein is translated as MLKVKDLMTTELFTLKENDNLNISKFLMENKKIRHMPVINHRHEFIGLITQRDLLAMNISTLADLDEEQEADILKGIPVVEVMREEIATVTPDTDLQDAAKLMFDHKYGCLPVLDGKKLLGIITEADFVRLTWKLLQYAKERQDEQND
- the msrB gene encoding peptide-methionine (R)-S-oxide reductase MsrB, whose protein sequence is MARHIEKSEQEWKQILTPEQFQICRKKGTERAFTGQYHAHKHAGIYQCVCCGTSLFDSNAKFDSGTGWPSFWKPYNSTNVETETDRSWFMVRTEVLCAVCGAHLGHVFEDGPAPTGKRYCINSVSLNFVSEGNS